The following DNA comes from Marinihelvus fidelis.
TTGATCTGATTGCCCCGATCGCCATGGAAGAAGGTCTGCGTTTCGCCATCCGTGAAGGCGGTCGTACCGTCGGCGCCGGCGTCGTCGCGAAGATTTTCGAGTAACAGTAACGCGTAACGCGTGACGCGTTGCGCGTCACCAACGAGCGAAGCGAGTAAATAGAAATGGCAGATCAGAGAATCCGCATCCGGTTGAAGGCTTTCGATCATCGTCTGATCGATCGTTCAGCCCAGGAAATCGTGGAAACGGCCCGGCGGACGGGCGCGCAGGTGCGCGGTCCTATTCCGTTGCCGACCCGCATCGAGCGCACGACCGTACTGATTTCCCCGCACGTCAACAAGGACGCGCGTGACCAGTACGAAACCCGTACGCACAAGCGGTTGATGGATATCGTCGACCCCAATGACAAGACCGTGGATGCACTGATGAAGCTGGATCTGGCCGCGGGTGTCGATGTGCAGATCAAGCTCAACTGAGCCACTGGTCGTAGCTGAAGAAGAGACAAGACGATGGCAATTGGAATCATTGGACGCAAGGCGGGTATGACCCGCGTGTTCACCGAAGACGGCGCAAGTGTGCCGGTGACGGTGATCGAGGCGACCCCGAACCGGGTGACCCAGGTCAAGACCGACGATAACGACGGTTACAAAGCACTGCAGGTCACCGCTGGTGGCAAGCGTAGCGGCCTGGTCAACAAGCCGGAAGCGGGACATTTTGCCAAGGCAGGTGTGGAAGCAGGTTTTGGCCTGTGGGAACTGCGCCTGGAAGGCGAGGAAGGCGGTGACCTGGAAGCAGGTGCCGAGTTGGCGGTCGACCAGTTCGAAGCCGGCCAGATGGTTGATGTCACGGGCATCACCAAGGGCAAGGGCTTTGCCGGTACGGTCAAGCGTCACAACTTCCGTACCCAGGACGCCACCCACGGTAACTCGCTGTCGCATCGTGCGCCGGGTTCCATCGGCCAGTGCCAGACCCCTGGGCGCGTGTTCAAGGGCAAGAAGATGGCGGGTCACATGGGTGACGAGCGCAACACGACGCAGAACCTGGAAATCGTCCGGGTGGACGCGGAGCGCAACCTGCTGCTGATCAAGGGTGCAGTCCCTGGCGCAGCTGGCGGCACCGTGACTGTGCGCCCGTCCGTGAAGCATTGAGGTATTGATGATGAAACTGGCAGTAGCAGGCGGTAAAGACGTCCAGGTTTCGGAAGCCACGTTCGGTCGTGAGTTTTCCGAGGCACTGGTCCACCAGGTGGTGACCGCATACCTGGCTGGCGCTCGCGCTGGCACGAAGGCACAGAAGAACCGTTCAGCGGTGTCTGGCGGCGGCAAGAAGCCGTGGCGCCAGAAGGGCACCGGCCGCGCACGTGTCGGCACCATTCGCAGCCCGATCTGGGTTGGCGGTGGCAAGACCTTTGCGGCGACGCCTCGCGATCATTCGCAGAAGGTGAACCGCAAGATGTACCGCGGCGCACTGCAGGCGATTCTTTCTGAGCTCGTTCGCCAGGAGCGCCTGGTCGTCATCGACGACCTGGGTGTTGACGCGCCGAAGACCAGTGCGTTGGCCGGCAAGCTGGCCGAACTCGGTGTCGAAAAAGGCCTGCTGATCACCGCGGAAGTGGACGAGAAGCTGTTCCTGTCTTCCCGCAACCTGATCGGTGTGCATTGCGTGGACGTGGCCGGTATCGACCCCGTCAGCCTGGTGTCTGCCGACAGGGTCGTGGTGACCGTTGAGGCGATCAACAAGATCCAGGAGTGGTTGGGATGAGCAACGACAATATTTACAACGTGCTGCTGGCGCCGCGGGTGACGGAAAAGACCGCGCGTGTGGGCGAGCAGGGTAACCAGTACGTTTTCCGTGTGGCGACTGACGCCACCAAGCAGGATATCCGTGCGGCTATCGAACAGTTGTTCGAGGTCACTGTGGAATCTGTCCGTGTGGCTAACGTGAAGGGCAAGACCAAGGCCTTCAAGATGCGCCCCGGTAAGCGGAAAGACTGGAAAAAAGCCTACGTTCGGGTCCAGGAAGGGCAGGTCATCGACCTCCTGGGCGAAGAATCAGCTTAAGGACGAAGAGTCATGGCAATCGTTAAAGCAAAACCGACATCGCCCGGCCGTCGTGGCGTAGTCAAGGTTCGCCACGAGCACCTGCATAAAGGTGCGCCGCACGCGGCCCTGTTGGAAAAGAAGTCGAAGACCGGCGGCCGCAATAATGCGGGCCGGGTGACCACCCGTCATCGCGGCGGCGGTCACAAGCAGCACTACCGTGTCATCGATTTCAAGCGCGACAAGGACGGGATTCCCGGCCAGGTTGAGCGGATCGAATACGATCCCAACCGTAGCGCCCACATTGCGCTGGTGCTGTACAAAGATGGCGAACGCCGGTACATCATCGCGCCGAAGGGTGTGCATTCAGGCCACCCGGTCATGAGCGGTCGTGAAGCCGCCATCAAGCCGGGTAACACGCTGCCGCTGCGCAACATCCCGGTGGGTACGGTTGTGCACTGCGTGGAACTGAAGCCCGGCAAGGGTGCCCAACTGGCGCGCAGCGCCGGTGCAGCCTGCCAGCTCGTGGCCCGCGAAGGTCAGTACGCCACCCTGCGTCTGCGCTCCGGCGAGATGCGCAAGGTGCCGACCCGCTGCCGCGCGACCATCGGTGAAGTGTCCAACTCCGAGCACAACCTGGAGAAGCTGGGCAAGGCCGGTGCACGTCGCTGGCGTGGTGTTCGCCCGACGGTTCGTGGTGTGGCCATGAACCCGGTGGATCACCCGCACGGTGGTGGTGAAGGCAAGACCTCTGGTGGCCGTCATCCGGTGTCACCGTGGGGTACGCCGACGAAGGGTTACAAGACCCGCAGCAACAAGCGCACCGACAAGTACATCGTGCGTAAGCGCTCAGGTAAATAACGGGACAGTACGATGCCTAGATCAATTAAGAAGGGTCCATTTATCGACCATCACCTGGCGGCCAAGGTCGAACAGGCGCTGGAGACCAATAACAAGCGTCCGATCAAGACCTGGTCGCGCCGCTCGATGATCACGCCCGACATGGTCGGCCTGACCATCGCGGTACACAACGGTCGCCAGCACATGCCGATCCTGATCAACGAGCAGATGATCGGTCACAAGCTGGGCGAATTCGCGGTAACGCGTACGTTCCGTGGTCACTCCGGTGACCGCAAGACGAAGTAGGTGTAGCGATCATGCAAGTGACAGCAAAATTGAATGGCGCGCGCATCTCCGCGCAGAAAGTGCGCCTGGTTGCCGACCAGGTTCGCGGCATGCCGGTGGAAAAGGCTGAGCAACTGCTGGCATTCAGCCCGCAGAAGGCGGCGTCCATCGTCAAGAAAGTTCTGCTTTCTGCCGTGGCCAATGCCGAGCACAACGAAGGTGCGGACATCGACGAGCTGAAAATCTCAGCGATCTGTGTCGACGAAGGCCCGACCATGAAGCGTGGTCGTGCTCGCGCCAAGGGCCGTGGCACGCGGATTTTGAAGCGGACCAGTCACATCACCGTGACGCTGGCCGACAGCGAATAACAGGACCGGGAAAAGATTATGGGTCAGAAGG
Coding sequences within:
- a CDS encoding EF-Tu C-terminal domain-related protein; translated protein: DLIAPIAMEEGLRFAIREGGRTVGAGVVAKIFE
- the rpsJ gene encoding 30S ribosomal protein S10; protein product: MADQRIRIRLKAFDHRLIDRSAQEIVETARRTGAQVRGPIPLPTRIERTTVLISPHVNKDARDQYETRTHKRLMDIVDPNDKTVDALMKLDLAAGVDVQIKLN
- the rplC gene encoding 50S ribosomal protein L3; the encoded protein is MAIGIIGRKAGMTRVFTEDGASVPVTVIEATPNRVTQVKTDDNDGYKALQVTAGGKRSGLVNKPEAGHFAKAGVEAGFGLWELRLEGEEGGDLEAGAELAVDQFEAGQMVDVTGITKGKGFAGTVKRHNFRTQDATHGNSLSHRAPGSIGQCQTPGRVFKGKKMAGHMGDERNTTQNLEIVRVDAERNLLLIKGAVPGAAGGTVTVRPSVKH
- the rplD gene encoding 50S ribosomal protein L4 — its product is MKLAVAGGKDVQVSEATFGREFSEALVHQVVTAYLAGARAGTKAQKNRSAVSGGGKKPWRQKGTGRARVGTIRSPIWVGGGKTFAATPRDHSQKVNRKMYRGALQAILSELVRQERLVVIDDLGVDAPKTSALAGKLAELGVEKGLLITAEVDEKLFLSSRNLIGVHCVDVAGIDPVSLVSADRVVVTVEAINKIQEWLG
- the rplW gene encoding 50S ribosomal protein L23 produces the protein MSNDNIYNVLLAPRVTEKTARVGEQGNQYVFRVATDATKQDIRAAIEQLFEVTVESVRVANVKGKTKAFKMRPGKRKDWKKAYVRVQEGQVIDLLGEESA
- the rplB gene encoding 50S ribosomal protein L2, producing MAIVKAKPTSPGRRGVVKVRHEHLHKGAPHAALLEKKSKTGGRNNAGRVTTRHRGGGHKQHYRVIDFKRDKDGIPGQVERIEYDPNRSAHIALVLYKDGERRYIIAPKGVHSGHPVMSGREAAIKPGNTLPLRNIPVGTVVHCVELKPGKGAQLARSAGAACQLVAREGQYATLRLRSGEMRKVPTRCRATIGEVSNSEHNLEKLGKAGARRWRGVRPTVRGVAMNPVDHPHGGGEGKTSGGRHPVSPWGTPTKGYKTRSNKRTDKYIVRKRSGK
- the rpsS gene encoding 30S ribosomal protein S19 translates to MPRSIKKGPFIDHHLAAKVEQALETNNKRPIKTWSRRSMITPDMVGLTIAVHNGRQHMPILINEQMIGHKLGEFAVTRTFRGHSGDRKTK
- the rplV gene encoding 50S ribosomal protein L22; the protein is MQVTAKLNGARISAQKVRLVADQVRGMPVEKAEQLLAFSPQKAASIVKKVLLSAVANAEHNEGADIDELKISAICVDEGPTMKRGRARAKGRGTRILKRTSHITVTLADSE